A part of Gossypium hirsutum isolate 1008001.06 chromosome A07, Gossypium_hirsutum_v2.1, whole genome shotgun sequence genomic DNA contains:
- the LOC107930806 gene encoding putative cysteine-rich receptor-like protein kinase 9: MGLVFLVLINEPKLKQERKLRIFITKSTDSLIVFIINLLVTVLFLHNPTTTKAQQPAYRHHECPNTTTTSYQANRNTLLSSLSSNSIHANHGFFNTTVGTSRKTVYGLFLCRGDYFITFCRSCVALAADDIARCCPVETTAVIWYDECFLRYSDSKIFAVVADSYTCGESEQHRG, encoded by the exons ATGGG CTTGGTCTTCCTTGTCTTAATTAATGAACCAAAGCTAAAACAAGAGAGAAAACTTCGAATTTTCATTACAAAAAGTACGGATTCACTCATAGTTTTCATCATAAACCTGTTAGTTACAGTCCTGTTCTTACATAACCCTACAACGACCAAAGCTCAGCAACCTGCGTATAGACACCATGAATGTCCCAACACCACCACCACCTCTTATCAAGCCAACCGCAACACCTTATTATCTTCCTTGTCCTCTAATTCCATCCATGCTAATCATGGTTTCTTCAACACAACCGTAGGGACAAGCCGTAAAACCGTATACGGTCTTTTCCTCTGCCGTGGGGACTATTTCATCACCTTCTGCCGCTCATGCGTCGCCTTAGCTGCTGACGATATCGCCCGATGCTGCCCTGTCGAGACAACGGCGGTGATATGGTACGACGAGTGCTTCCTCCGGTATTCGGATAGTAAGATCTTTGCCGTCGTCGCGGATTCTTATACCTGCGGGGAAAGTGAACAGCACCGAGGATGA
- the LOC107930791 gene encoding bark storage protein A encodes MMGLSLKMVLFVHVLVVLGFGINGVYGLLSSSTLRNIDNINMEGPYLGIIVPNSFEMNPLLQTGSFLEDHKMPYLDFAGRRFRIGRLENERVIIVMTGLSMLNAGIATQLLITLFKVKGILHYGIAGNANSQLQIGDVTIPQFWAHTGLWNWQRYGDGPEDELALESNGDYTREIGYLRFSDYYNGTNCNNSSDNLLNNVWYQPEEIFPINGVPEQRQHAFWVPVNKHYFAIAERVQGLRLAGCVNGTCLPRPPRVVRVQRGISSNIFVDNKACREFLNSKFNATAIDMETAAIALVCHQQNMPFIAFRSLSDLAGGGSALSNEAASFATLAAQNAVDVLLRFISLLSS; translated from the exons ATGATGGGGTTGAGCTTGAAAATGGTGTTGTTTGTTCATGTTCTTGTTGTTTTAGGGTTTGGTATCAATGGAGTTTATGGATTATTATCTTCTTCTACATTGAGAAATATTGATAATATAAACATGGAAGGGCCATATTTAGGTATAATAGTGCCAAATTCCTTTGAGATGAATCCTTTGTTGCAAACTGGTAGCTTTCTGGAAGATCATAAGATGCCTTACTTGGATTTTGCAG GGAGAAGGTTTCGAATAGGTCGGTTGGAAAATGAAAGGGTTATTATTGTTATGACAGGGTTGAGCATG CTAAATGCAGGGATAGCTACACAATTGCTAATTACTTTATTCAAGGTGAAAGGAATTTTGCACTATGGAATAGCAGGAAATGCAAATTCACAGCTTCAAATTGGAGATGTAACAATCCCTCAGTTTTGGGCTCATACAGGTCTTTGGAATTGGCAG aggtATGGGGATGGACCTGAGGATGAGCTAGCTTTAGAATCAAATGGAGACTACACCAGAGAAATTGGTTACCTTAGGTTTTCTGATTATTACAACGGCACAAATTGCAACAATTCTTCAGACAATTTGCTCAACAATGTTTGGTATCAACCTGAAGAAATATTCCCAATAAATGGGGTTCCAGAGCAAAGGCAACATGCATTTTGGGTTCCAGTTAACAAGCATTACTTTGCCATTGCGGAAAGAGTTCag GGTTTGAGGCTTGCTGGATGTGTGAATGGAACTTGCTTACCAAGACCACCAAGGGTAGTGAGAGTACAAAGAGGGATCAGCTCCAACATCTTTGTCGACAATAAAGCATGCCGTGAGTTCTTGAACTCCAAGTTCAATGCAACAGCAATCGACATGGAGACAGCTGCGATAGCCCTTGTTTGCCACCAACAAAACATGCCTTTTATTGCATTTAGGTCCCTGTCTGATTTAGCTGGTGGGGGTTCTGCCTTGTCTAATGAAGCTGCTTCATTTGCCACTTTGGCTGCTCAAAATGCTGTTGATGTTCTACTTAGGTTCATTTCCCTATTATCttcataa
- the LOC107930851 gene encoding cyclin-dependent kinase F-1 encodes MEQPLPKSWSIHTRPEIIAKYQILERVGSGAYSDVYRARRLSDDLIVALKEVHDYQSAFREIEALQMLRNCPNVVLLHEYFWREDEDAVLVLEFLRTDLSAVIRDAKKREGGVRVGEVKRWMLQILCGVDACHRNMIVHRDLKPGNLLVSDDGVLKLADFGQARILMEPGFDGDNNQQVPVEQNIGYQEYVPPPLVAVPDAHSLPNQGCNNQAEEVTNREEYLRQLVELKAKRHAMDEADKETNTNDGYSSCLATGTISDIDDDPLKSSYSYEAEEGGNDRTGALTSCVGTRWFRAPELLYGSIDYGLEVDLWSLGCIFSELLTLEPLFPGVSDIDQLGRIINVLGNLTEEVWPSCSKLPDYRTISFAKIENPVSLEACLPNRSPDEISIVKRLVCYNPANRATAMELLNDKYFNEEPLPLPVSELHVPLTKNDHDEDSPGGWNDYDGMGSDSDFDDFGPFNVKTTSSGFSIQFS; translated from the exons atggagcaACCATTACCAAAGAGCTGGAGCATCCATACCCGACCCGAGATCATCGCCAAGTACCAGATCCTGGAGCGCGTGGGATCAGGCGCTTACTCCGACGTCTACAGGGCGCGTCGTCTCTCCGACGACCTCATCGTCGCCCTCAAGGAAGTCCACGACTACCAATCGGCGTTCCGCGAAATCGAGGCCTTGCAAATGCTTCGGAACTGCCCAAACGTCGTCCTCCTGCACGAGTATTTTTGGCGGGAAGACGAGGACGCCGTGCTTGTCTTGGAGTTCTTGAGGACCGATTTGTCGGCGGTCATCCGAGACGCGAAAAAAAGGGAAGGTGGGGTCCGAGTCGGTGAAGTTAAAAGGTGGATGCTTCAGATTTTGTGCGGTGTCGATGCGTGTCATCGGAATATGATCGTTCATCGGGATTTAAAGCCCGGTAATCTGTTAGTTTCCGATGACGGTGTTCTTAAGTTAGCCGATTTTGGTCAG GCAAGGATACTCATGGAACCTGGATTTGATGGTGACAATAACCAACAAGTGCCGGTTGAGCAAAACATAGGATATCAGGAATACGTACCTCCACCACTAGTCGCAGTCCCTGATGCTCACAGTTTGCCAAATCAAGGATGTAATAACCAAGCAGAGGAAGTTACGAATAGAGAAGAATATCTTAGACAGTTGGTTGAGCTTAAAGCAAAACGACATGCCATGGATGAAGCTGACAAGGAAACAAATACTAATGACGGATACTCATCTTGTCTTGCAACGGGTACGATAAGTGACATTGACGATGATCCTCTCAAGAGTTCTTATTCATACGAGGCCGAAGAGGGTGGGAATGACAGAACTGGTGCTCTCACATCTTGTGTTGGTACTCGCTGGTTCAGAGCCCCGGAACTACTCTATGGCTCTATAGACTATGGACTAGAGGTGGATTTGTGGTCATTGGGTTGCATTTTCTCAGAGCTCCTAACCCTTGAGCCGCTTTTTCCTGGGGTTTCTGACATCGATCAGCTTGGCAGAATCATCAATGTTTTAGGGAACTTAACCGAAGAAGTCTGGCCAAGCTGTTCTAAACTTCCCGATTACAGAACCATTTCTTTTGCCAAGATCGAAAACCCAGTCAGTTTAGAAGCTTGCTTACCCAACAGGTCTCCGGACGAAATCTCTATTGTCAAAAGACTTGTTTGTTATAACCCAGCTAATCGAGCTACTGCAATGGAACTATTGAATGACAAGTATTTCAATGAAGAACCTCTTCCACTTCCTGTTTCCGAGCTGCATGTACCTCTCACAAAGAATGACCATGATGAGGATTCACCTGGTGGGTGGAACGATTATGACGGCATGGGATCTGACTCCGATTTCGACGATTTCGGACCTTTTAATGTCAAGACCACCAGCAGTGGTTTCTCTATACAATTCTCTTGA